The following coding sequences lie in one Corynebacterium humireducens NBRC 106098 = DSM 45392 genomic window:
- the nrdH gene encoding glutaredoxin-like protein NrdH codes for MSITLYTKPACVQCKATEKALDRAGLSYETVDISLDDEARDYVLALGYLQAPVVEANGEHWSGFRPERISSLAAVVA; via the coding sequence ATGTCCATCACCCTCTACACCAAGCCCGCCTGCGTCCAGTGCAAGGCCACCGAGAAGGCTCTCGACCGCGCCGGCCTCTCCTACGAGACCGTGGACATCAGCCTCGACGACGAGGCCCGTGACTACGTCCTCGCCCTCGGTTACCTCCAGGCCCCGGTCGTCGAGGCCAACGGCGAGCACTGGTCCGGCTTCCGCCCGGAGCGCATCAGCAGCCTCGCTGCCGTCGTCGCCTAG
- a CDS encoding CbrC family protein, which produces MSPERALPSFRLHPDPVATGAIEPDADAVCECCGEQTGWNHTAPVYRVGESPEFLCPWCIASGRAARELEVSFATYTVTNEPIPPESLDELSYRTPCFSSWQDPMWMTHCGDAAAFLGEVGWDTLQSLPDAQQSLLDYGLPAEELPHLVKYGWIAALLFRCLTCGTHVAYYDMG; this is translated from the coding sequence ATGTCCCCCGAACGTGCCCTCCCCTCCTTCCGCCTCCATCCCGACCCCGTGGCCACCGGCGCAATCGAGCCCGACGCAGACGCCGTCTGCGAGTGCTGCGGGGAACAGACCGGCTGGAACCATACGGCCCCCGTGTACCGGGTCGGTGAGTCGCCGGAATTCCTGTGCCCGTGGTGCATCGCCTCGGGCCGTGCGGCCCGGGAGTTGGAGGTGTCCTTCGCCACCTACACGGTCACGAATGAACCCATCCCCCCGGAAAGCCTCGACGAGCTCTCTTACCGTACGCCCTGTTTCTCGTCGTGGCAGGACCCGATGTGGATGACCCACTGCGGGGACGCCGCCGCCTTTCTCGGGGAGGTGGGCTGGGACACCCTGCAGTCGCTGCCGGACGCGCAGCAGTCGCTCCTCGACTACGGCCTGCCCGCCGAGGAACTGCCCCACCTGGTCAAGTACGGTTGGATCGCGGCCTTACTTTTCCGCTGTCTCACCTGTGGCACGCACGTGGCCTACTACGACATGGGTTAG
- the ykgO gene encoding type B 50S ribosomal protein L36, translating into MKVRKSLRSLKNKPGAQVVRRRGKVYVINKKEPRFKARQG; encoded by the coding sequence ATGAAGGTCCGCAAGTCGCTTCGGTCGCTGAAGAACAAGCCGGGCGCCCAGGTTGTGCGTCGCCGCGGCAAGGTCTACGTGATCAACAAGAAGGAGCCGCGCTTCAAGGCTCGCCAGGGCTAA
- the nrdE gene encoding class 1b ribonucleoside-diphosphate reductase subunit alpha: protein MTTKTSELTTSQEEQLDYHALNALLNLYDENGQIQFDKDREAANQYFLQHVNQNTVYFHDLDEKLKYLVDNKYYEPEVLEAYDYEFIKSLFQRAYSYKFRFPTFLGAYKYYTSYTLKTFDGRRYLERFEDRVTMTALFLADGNRELAENLVDEILTGRFQPATPTFLNAGKAQRGELVSCFLLRIEDNMESIGRAINSALQLSKRGGGVALLLSNLREAGAPIKHIENQSSGVIPVMKLLEDSFSYANQLGARQGAGAVYLNAHHPDIMRFLDTKRENADEKIRIKTLSLGVVIPDITFELARRNDDMYLFSPYDVERIYGKPFGDISVSELYDEMVEDPRIRKTKINARHFFQTLAEIQFESGYPYIMFEDTVNAANPIDGRINMSNLCSEILQVNTPSTYHEDLSYETIGEDISCNLGSMNVALAMDSPDFAKTVETAIRGLTSVAEFTSIDSVPSIREGNRASHAIGLGQMNLHGYLGREHIYYGSEEGLDFTNAYFAAVLYQALRASNKLAKERGEKFVGFEKSKYADGSYFDGFDPADFAPKTEKVKGLFENSTAHVPTAEDWADLKAEVMEHGLFNRNLQAVPPTGSISYINNSTSSIHPIASKIEIRKEGKIGRVYYPAPHMNNENLDYFQDSYEIGYEKIIDTYAIATKYVDQGLSLTLFFKDTATTRDINRAQIYAWRKGIKTLYYIRLRQVALTGTEIEGCVSCML from the coding sequence TTGACCACGAAGACCTCCGAGCTCACGACCTCCCAGGAGGAGCAGCTCGACTACCACGCTCTCAACGCGCTGCTGAATCTCTACGACGAGAACGGTCAGATCCAGTTCGACAAGGACCGGGAAGCGGCCAACCAGTACTTCCTGCAGCACGTCAACCAGAACACCGTGTACTTCCACGACCTGGACGAGAAGCTGAAGTACCTCGTGGACAACAAGTACTACGAGCCGGAGGTTCTCGAGGCGTACGACTACGAGTTCATCAAGTCGCTGTTCCAGCGCGCGTACTCCTACAAGTTCCGCTTTCCGACGTTCCTCGGCGCGTACAAGTACTACACCTCCTACACGCTGAAGACCTTCGACGGTCGCCGCTACCTCGAGCGCTTCGAGGACCGCGTCACCATGACCGCGCTGTTCCTGGCCGACGGCAACCGCGAGCTCGCCGAGAACCTCGTCGACGAGATCCTCACCGGCCGCTTCCAGCCGGCCACCCCGACCTTCCTCAACGCGGGCAAGGCCCAGCGTGGCGAGCTCGTCTCCTGCTTCCTCCTGCGCATCGAGGACAACATGGAGTCCATCGGCCGCGCCATCAACTCCGCCCTGCAGCTGTCCAAGCGCGGCGGCGGCGTCGCCCTGCTCCTGTCGAACCTGCGTGAGGCCGGCGCACCGATCAAGCACATCGAGAACCAGTCCTCCGGCGTCATCCCCGTGATGAAGCTCCTCGAGGACTCCTTCTCCTACGCCAACCAGCTCGGTGCCCGCCAGGGCGCCGGCGCGGTGTACCTCAACGCACACCACCCGGACATCATGCGCTTCCTCGACACCAAGCGCGAGAACGCCGACGAGAAGATCCGCATCAAGACCCTCTCCCTCGGCGTGGTCATCCCGGACATCACCTTCGAGCTGGCACGTCGCAACGACGACATGTACCTGTTCTCCCCGTACGACGTGGAGCGCATCTACGGCAAGCCCTTCGGCGACATCTCCGTCTCCGAGCTCTACGACGAGATGGTCGAGGACCCGCGGATCCGCAAGACCAAGATCAACGCCCGCCACTTCTTCCAGACCCTGGCGGAGATCCAGTTCGAGTCCGGCTACCCGTACATCATGTTCGAGGACACGGTCAACGCCGCGAACCCGATCGACGGCCGCATCAACATGTCCAACCTGTGCTCCGAGATCCTGCAGGTCAACACCCCGTCGACCTACCACGAGGACCTCTCCTACGAGACCATCGGCGAGGACATCTCCTGCAACCTGGGCTCCATGAACGTCGCCCTGGCGATGGACTCCCCGGATTTCGCCAAGACCGTCGAGACCGCCATCCGTGGCCTCACCTCCGTCGCGGAGTTCACCAGCATCGACTCCGTCCCGTCCATCCGCGAGGGCAACCGGGCCTCCCACGCCATCGGCCTGGGCCAGATGAACCTCCACGGTTACCTCGGCCGTGAGCACATCTACTACGGCTCCGAGGAGGGCCTCGACTTCACCAACGCCTATTTCGCGGCCGTCCTGTACCAGGCACTGCGGGCCTCCAACAAGCTGGCCAAGGAGCGCGGCGAGAAGTTCGTCGGCTTCGAGAAGTCCAAGTACGCCGACGGCAGCTACTTCGACGGCTTCGACCCGGCGGACTTCGCGCCCAAGACCGAGAAGGTCAAGGGGCTGTTCGAGAATTCCACCGCGCATGTCCCCACCGCCGAGGACTGGGCCGACCTCAAGGCCGAGGTCATGGAGCACGGCCTGTTCAACCGCAACCTGCAGGCCGTCCCGCCGACCGGGTCGATCTCCTACATCAACAACTCGACCTCCTCGATCCACCCGATCGCGTCGAAGATCGAGATCCGCAAGGAAGGCAAGATCGGCCGCGTCTACTACCCGGCCCCGCACATGAACAACGAGAACCTGGACTACTTCCAGGACTCGTACGAGATCGGCTACGAGAAGATCATCGACACGTACGCCATCGCCACGAAGTACGTCGACCAGGGCCTGTCCCTGACCCTGTTCTTCAAGGACACCGCCACCACGCGCGACATCAACCGCGCGCAGATCTACGCATGGCGCAAGGGCATCAAGACCCTGTACTACATCCGCCTGCGTCAGGTCGCCCTCACCGGCACCGAGATCGAGGGCTGCGTCTCCTGCATGCTCTAG
- a CDS encoding FadR/GntR family transcriptional regulator, whose product MTETQRTPAAPLLDNVLDELGRDIISGTLPEGRTFTLQDLSNRFDISRTVAREAMRALEQLGLVSSSRRVGITVRPRASWAVFDQSIIDWRLACATERRSQLRSLNQLRTGIEPQAARLAARNASLAQREELVGLAARLREMGTSGGGASQEFLDADSRFHNLLLEASGNEMFAALAPSLLSVLHGRTRYGMQPADPAPAALTAHEQLARAVADGDEAAAEEQSRQLLTEVAQMFVDDY is encoded by the coding sequence ATGACAGAGACACAGCGCACCCCGGCCGCACCGCTGCTGGACAATGTCCTGGACGAGCTCGGGCGCGACATCATCTCCGGGACTCTGCCGGAGGGCCGGACCTTCACCCTGCAGGATCTGTCCAACCGTTTCGACATCTCACGCACCGTCGCCCGTGAGGCCATGCGCGCCCTCGAGCAGCTCGGTCTGGTGTCCTCGTCCCGCCGCGTCGGCATCACCGTCCGCCCGCGGGCGTCGTGGGCCGTCTTCGACCAGTCGATCATCGACTGGCGTCTCGCCTGCGCCACCGAGCGCCGTTCACAGCTGCGCTCCCTCAACCAGCTGCGCACCGGCATCGAGCCGCAGGCGGCCCGCCTCGCGGCCCGCAACGCGAGCCTCGCGCAGCGGGAGGAGCTGGTGGGCCTGGCCGCGCGTCTGCGGGAGATGGGCACCTCGGGTGGCGGAGCCTCCCAGGAGTTCCTCGACGCCGACAGCCGTTTCCACAACCTGCTGCTCGAGGCGTCGGGCAACGAGATGTTCGCCGCCCTCGCCCCCTCCCTGCTCAGTGTCCTCCACGGCCGCACCCGGTACGGGATGCAGCCGGCGGACCCGGCCCCCGCGGCCCTGACCGCCCACGAGCAGCTGGCCCGGGCCGTCGCCGACGGCGACGAGGCCGCGGCGGAGGAGCAGTCCCGCCAGCTGCTCACCGAGGTCGCGCAGATGTTCGTCGACGACTACTGA
- the nrdI gene encoding class Ib ribonucleoside-diphosphate reductase assembly flavoprotein NrdI, with protein MLVVYFSSVTENTRRFVEKLDLPNVRIPLHRNEEPLVVDEPYVLVCPTYGGGASLTHQNSRPVPVQVIRFLNDERNRSLIRAVVAGGNSNFGSDFGLAGEIIAKKCNVPYVYRFELMGNSEDVRILREGLLTNAEALGLTPLPQTATC; from the coding sequence ATGCTCGTCGTGTACTTCTCATCCGTGACGGAGAACACGCGCCGCTTCGTCGAGAAGCTGGATCTGCCCAACGTGCGCATCCCGCTCCACCGCAACGAGGAACCCCTCGTCGTCGACGAGCCCTACGTGCTCGTCTGCCCGACCTACGGGGGAGGGGCGTCCCTCACCCACCAGAACTCCCGCCCCGTCCCGGTGCAGGTGATCCGATTCCTCAACGACGAACGCAACCGCAGCCTCATCCGCGCGGTCGTCGCCGGAGGCAACTCCAACTTCGGCAGCGACTTCGGTCTCGCCGGCGAGATCATCGCGAAGAAGTGCAACGTCCCGTACGTGTACCGCTTCGAGCTGATGGGCAACTCCGAGGATGTGCGTATCCTGCGGGAGGGGCTCCTCACCAACGCGGAGGCGCTCGGACTGACGCCGCTGCCGCAGACCGCCACGTGCTGA
- the ctaD gene encoding aa3-type cytochrome oxidase subunit I — protein sequence MTAVAPRLDDYIEPTRPQPTGLDRKGSRAWDMLITTDHKQLGIYYIIMSFSFFFLGGLMALLIRAELFAPGLQFLSNEQFNQLFTMHGTVMLLLFGTPIVWGFANYALPLQIGAPDVAFPRLNAFGFWITTVGGVAMLSGFLTPGGAADFGWTMYSPLSDAVHTPGVGADLWIIGVGATGIGTVVSAINMLTTILTMRAPGMTMFRLPIFTWNIFVTSVIALMIFPLLLAAALGVLYDRKLGAHIYDTANGGAILWQHLFWFFGHPEVYVLALPFFGVISEVIPVFSRKPMFGYIGLIFATLAIGALSMAVWAHHMFVTGAVLLPFFSFMTFLISVPTGVKFFNWVGTMWKGHITWETPMIFAVGFVATFLFGGLTGIMLASPPLDFHLADGYFLIAHFHYTLFGTVVFASFAGVYFWFPKMTGRMLDERLGKIHFWITFIGFQGTFLVQHWVGNMGMPRRYADYLDSDGFTLLNQISTVFSFLLGASVIPFVWNVFKSWRYGEVVTVDDPWGYGNSLEWATSCPPPRHNFVSLPRIRSERPAFELHYPHMVERMRREAHTGAHDERAEITQTPAPAEVR from the coding sequence ATGACCGCAGTGGCGCCAAGGCTTGATGATTACATCGAGCCGACTCGTCCTCAGCCGACAGGTCTTGACCGTAAGGGGTCTCGTGCCTGGGATATGCTGATCACCACCGACCACAAGCAGCTGGGCATCTACTACATCATCATGTCCTTCAGCTTCTTCTTCCTCGGCGGCCTTATGGCCCTGCTGATCCGTGCGGAGCTCTTCGCACCGGGTCTGCAGTTCCTGTCGAACGAGCAGTTCAACCAGCTGTTCACCATGCACGGCACCGTGATGCTGCTGCTGTTCGGTACGCCGATTGTCTGGGGCTTCGCCAACTACGCCCTGCCGCTGCAGATCGGCGCGCCGGATGTGGCCTTCCCCCGTCTGAACGCCTTCGGCTTCTGGATCACCACCGTCGGTGGTGTCGCGATGCTGTCCGGCTTCCTTACCCCGGGCGGTGCGGCCGACTTCGGTTGGACCATGTACTCCCCGCTGTCCGATGCAGTCCACACCCCGGGTGTCGGCGCTGACCTCTGGATCATCGGTGTCGGTGCGACCGGTATCGGTACCGTCGTCTCCGCCATCAACATGCTCACCACCATCCTGACGATGCGTGCGCCGGGCATGACCATGTTCCGTCTCCCGATCTTCACCTGGAACATCTTCGTCACCTCCGTCATCGCCCTGATGATCTTCCCGCTGCTGCTCGCCGCCGCCCTCGGCGTCCTGTACGACCGCAAGCTCGGCGCGCACATCTACGACACCGCCAACGGTGGCGCCATCCTGTGGCAGCACCTGTTCTGGTTCTTCGGCCACCCCGAGGTCTACGTCCTCGCACTGCCGTTCTTCGGTGTCATCTCCGAGGTCATCCCGGTCTTCTCCCGTAAGCCGATGTTCGGCTACATCGGCCTGATCTTCGCGACCCTCGCCATCGGCGCCCTGTCCATGGCCGTGTGGGCACACCACATGTTCGTCACCGGTGCCGTCCTGCTGCCGTTCTTCTCCTTCATGACGTTCCTGATCTCGGTCCCGACCGGCGTCAAGTTCTTCAACTGGGTCGGCACCATGTGGAAGGGTCACATCACCTGGGAGACCCCGATGATCTTCGCGGTCGGCTTCGTCGCCACCTTCCTCTTCGGTGGCCTGACCGGCATCATGCTGGCCTCCCCGCCGCTGGACTTCCACCTGGCTGACGGCTACTTCCTGATCGCGCACTTCCACTACACCCTGTTCGGTACCGTCGTGTTCGCCTCCTTCGCCGGCGTCTACTTCTGGTTCCCGAAGATGACGGGCCGCATGCTGGACGAGCGTCTGGGCAAGATCCACTTCTGGATCACCTTCATCGGCTTCCAGGGCACCTTCCTGGTCCAGCACTGGGTCGGCAACATGGGTATGCCGCGTCGTTACGCCGACTACCTTGACTCTGACGGCTTCACCCTGCTGAACCAGATCTCCACCGTGTTCTCCTTCCTGCTGGGCGCCTCCGTCATCCCGTTCGTCTGGAACGTCTTCAAGTCCTGGCGTTACGGCGAGGTCGTCACCGTCGACGATCCGTGGGGCTACGGCAACTCCCTCGAGTGGGCGACCTCCTGCCCGCCGCCGCGTCACAACTTCGTCTCCCTGCCGCGTATCCGCTCCGAGCGCCCGGCGTTCGAGCTGCACTACCCGCACATGGTTGAGCGCATGCGTCGCGAGGCACACACCGGTGCCCACGACGAGCGCGCGGAGATCACCCAGACTCCGGCTCCGGCCGAGGTCCGCTAA